The following are encoded together in the Phyllopteryx taeniolatus isolate TA_2022b chromosome 21, UOR_Ptae_1.2, whole genome shotgun sequence genome:
- the grinaa gene encoding glutamate receptor, ionotropic, N-methyl D-aspartate-associated protein 1a (glutamate binding) — protein sequence MSQDKSGYPTMGESNPLHNNVYGPPQPGFGMPPPNYSQAPGGPYPPAAGYGQPGFPQAGFGPAPYPQMPYPQMPYPQGPYPQGPYPQGPYQQGPDQPGFPGDPCAPGGSPGYHGDVPPTYYDNEDFTNSGFEDKSIRQAFIRKVFMVLTVQLLVTFSFVAVFTFVDDAKVFVRRNPWTYYISYVVFLVSLIVLSCCGEFRRKHPWNLVALSILTLSLSYMVGMIASFYDTDAVIMAVGITAVVCFTVVLFSLQSKYDFTSCQGVLFVCLIVLLLFGILCMFIRHKILHIVYASLGALLFTCFLAVDTQLLLGNKKMSLSPEEYVFAALNLYTDIINIFLYILAIVGRSRE from the exons ATGTCCCAGGACAAGAGTGGCTACCCCACTATGGGGGAGTCCAACCCACTCCACAACAACGTCTACGGCCCCCCGCAGCCGGGCTTCGGCATGCCGCCGCCCAACTACAGCCAGGCCCCCGGGGGCCCGTACCCGCCGGCCGCCGGCTACGGCCAGCCGGGCTTCCCTCAGGCCGGCTTCGGCCCAGCACCCTACCCGCAGATGCCTTACCCCCAGATGCCCTACCCGCAGGGGCCCTACCCCCAAGGGCCCTACCCTCAGGGGCCCTACCAGCAAGGACCGGATCAGCCAGGCTTTCCCGGGGACCCCTGTG CACCCGGCGGCAGCCCCGGTTACCACGGCGACGTGCCTCCGACCTACTACGACAACGAGGATTTCACCAACTCTGGCTTTGAGGACAAGAGCATCCGACAGGCCTTCATCAGAAAA gtgTTCATGGTCCTCACCGTTCAGCTGTTGGTCACCTTCTCCTTCGTTGCCGTATTCACCTTCGTGGACGACGCCAAGGTGTTTGTGCGCCGGAACCCGTGGACGTACTACATCTCCTACGTGGTCTTCCTCGTGTCCCTCATTGTGCTCAGCTGCTGCGGGGAGTTCCGCCGCAAGCACCCCTGGAACTTGGTGGCGCTG TCCATTCTGACCCTGAGCCTTTCCTACATGGTGGGCATGATCGCCAGCTTCTACGACACAGACGCCGTCATCATGGCCGTGGGCATCACCGCTGTGGTTTGCTTCACCGTGGTCCTCTTCTCGCTACAG AGCAAATACGACTTCACTTCCTGTCAAGGCGTGCTGTTCGTGTGCCTgatcgtcctcctcctcttcggcATCCTGTGCATGTTCATCCGCCACAAGATCCTGCACATCGTCTACGCCTCGCTGGGCGCCCTCTTGTTCACCtgc TTCTTGGCAGTGGACACCCAGCTGCTCCTTGGCAACAAGAAGATGTCTCTGAGCCCCGAGGAGTACGTCTTCGCCGCTCTCAACCTCTACACGGACATCATCAATATTTTCCTCTACATCCTGGCCATTGTGGGACGCTCCCGCGAATGA
- the si:ch211-199g17.9 gene encoding uncharacterized protein si:ch211-199g17.9 isoform X1: protein MSYSAGFNMEDFIKVKAGGGTQDPKIEQLKSELARLQQGKTILEEEIMERKSVSACLQKELATLQTEAYRLERTRQEKEELSQKLQFQCEESKRESVSLAEQNRKSEELLAQHRCEIQELKLKRRKLRMKFENQLHQLIELHKQLHAIIKDSQPKH from the exons ATGAGTTATTCAGCAG GGTTCAACATGGAAGACTTCATTAAAGTGAAAGCAG GTGGAGGCACGCAGGACCCCAAAATTGAACAGCTGAAGAGCGAACTTGCGAGGCTGCAACAAG GCAAAACAATCCTGGAAGAGGAAATTATGGAGAGGAAATCAGTCAGTGCGTGTCTGCAGAAGGAGCTGGCTACAC TGCAAACAGAGGCCTACCGACTGGAAAGGACCCGTCAAGAAAAGGAAG AATTGTCACAGAAGCTGCAGTTCCAGTGCGAGGAATCCAAGCGCGAGTCTGTCAG TCTTGCCGAGCAGAACAGGAAGAGCGAAGAACTCTTGGCGCAGCACCGTTGTGAAATCCAGGAGCTGAAGCTCAAACGGCGCAAGTTACG GATGAAGTTTGAGAATCAACTCCATCAACTGATTGAGCTGCACAAGCAACTGCACGCCATCATT AAAGATTCCCAGCCGAAACATTGA
- the si:ch211-199g17.9 gene encoding uncharacterized protein si:ch211-199g17.9 isoform X5, whose translation MSYSAGFNMEDFIKVKAGGGTQDPKIEQLKSELARLQQVQTEAYRLERTRQEKEELSQKLQFQCEESKRESVSLAEQNRKSEELLAQHRCEIQELKLKRRKLRMKFENQLHQLIELHKQLHAIIKDSQPKH comes from the exons ATGAGTTATTCAGCAG GGTTCAACATGGAAGACTTCATTAAAGTGAAAGCAG GTGGAGGCACGCAGGACCCCAAAATTGAACAGCTGAAGAGCGAACTTGCGAGGCTGCAACAAG TGCAAACAGAGGCCTACCGACTGGAAAGGACCCGTCAAGAAAAGGAAG AATTGTCACAGAAGCTGCAGTTCCAGTGCGAGGAATCCAAGCGCGAGTCTGTCAG TCTTGCCGAGCAGAACAGGAAGAGCGAAGAACTCTTGGCGCAGCACCGTTGTGAAATCCAGGAGCTGAAGCTCAAACGGCGCAAGTTACG GATGAAGTTTGAGAATCAACTCCATCAACTGATTGAGCTGCACAAGCAACTGCACGCCATCATT AAAGATTCCCAGCCGAAACATTGA
- the si:ch211-199g17.9 gene encoding uncharacterized protein si:ch211-199g17.9 isoform X4 yields the protein MSYSAGGGTQDPKIEQLKSELARLQQGKTILEEEIMERKSVSACLQKELATLQTEAYRLERTRQEKEELSQKLQFQCEESKRESVSLAEQNRKSEELLAQHRCEIQELKLKRRKLRMKFENQLHQLIELHKQLHAIIKDSQPKH from the exons ATGAGTTATTCAGCAG GTGGAGGCACGCAGGACCCCAAAATTGAACAGCTGAAGAGCGAACTTGCGAGGCTGCAACAAG GCAAAACAATCCTGGAAGAGGAAATTATGGAGAGGAAATCAGTCAGTGCGTGTCTGCAGAAGGAGCTGGCTACAC TGCAAACAGAGGCCTACCGACTGGAAAGGACCCGTCAAGAAAAGGAAG AATTGTCACAGAAGCTGCAGTTCCAGTGCGAGGAATCCAAGCGCGAGTCTGTCAG TCTTGCCGAGCAGAACAGGAAGAGCGAAGAACTCTTGGCGCAGCACCGTTGTGAAATCCAGGAGCTGAAGCTCAAACGGCGCAAGTTACG GATGAAGTTTGAGAATCAACTCCATCAACTGATTGAGCTGCACAAGCAACTGCACGCCATCATT AAAGATTCCCAGCCGAAACATTGA
- the si:ch211-199g17.9 gene encoding uncharacterized protein si:ch211-199g17.9 isoform X2 yields MEDFIKVKAGGGTQDPKIEQLKSELARLQQGKTILEEEIMERKSVSACLQKELATLQTEAYRLERTRQEKEELSQKLQFQCEESKRESVSLAEQNRKSEELLAQHRCEIQELKLKRRKLRMKFENQLHQLIELHKQLHAIIKDSQPKH; encoded by the exons ATGGAAGACTTCATTAAAGTGAAAGCAG GTGGAGGCACGCAGGACCCCAAAATTGAACAGCTGAAGAGCGAACTTGCGAGGCTGCAACAAG GCAAAACAATCCTGGAAGAGGAAATTATGGAGAGGAAATCAGTCAGTGCGTGTCTGCAGAAGGAGCTGGCTACAC TGCAAACAGAGGCCTACCGACTGGAAAGGACCCGTCAAGAAAAGGAAG AATTGTCACAGAAGCTGCAGTTCCAGTGCGAGGAATCCAAGCGCGAGTCTGTCAG TCTTGCCGAGCAGAACAGGAAGAGCGAAGAACTCTTGGCGCAGCACCGTTGTGAAATCCAGGAGCTGAAGCTCAAACGGCGCAAGTTACG GATGAAGTTTGAGAATCAACTCCATCAACTGATTGAGCTGCACAAGCAACTGCACGCCATCATT AAAGATTCCCAGCCGAAACATTGA
- the si:ch211-199g17.9 gene encoding uncharacterized protein si:ch211-199g17.9 isoform X3: MTLKFKCGGTQDPKIEQLKSELARLQQGKTILEEEIMERKSVSACLQKELATLQTEAYRLERTRQEKEELSQKLQFQCEESKRESVSLAEQNRKSEELLAQHRCEIQELKLKRRKLRMKFENQLHQLIELHKQLHAIIKDSQPKH; encoded by the exons atgactttaaaatttaaat GTGGAGGCACGCAGGACCCCAAAATTGAACAGCTGAAGAGCGAACTTGCGAGGCTGCAACAAG GCAAAACAATCCTGGAAGAGGAAATTATGGAGAGGAAATCAGTCAGTGCGTGTCTGCAGAAGGAGCTGGCTACAC TGCAAACAGAGGCCTACCGACTGGAAAGGACCCGTCAAGAAAAGGAAG AATTGTCACAGAAGCTGCAGTTCCAGTGCGAGGAATCCAAGCGCGAGTCTGTCAG TCTTGCCGAGCAGAACAGGAAGAGCGAAGAACTCTTGGCGCAGCACCGTTGTGAAATCCAGGAGCTGAAGCTCAAACGGCGCAAGTTACG GATGAAGTTTGAGAATCAACTCCATCAACTGATTGAGCTGCACAAGCAACTGCACGCCATCATT AAAGATTCCCAGCCGAAACATTGA
- the fam83hb gene encoding protein FAM83H isoform X1 encodes MAHRSQSSSIGDNPLDPNYLPPHYKEDYRLAIDALIENDLSGYYDFLQGADVVSFLAQVEIEHIKSTIQEPAHTHSVPDLRYPEAGHNTEGSSDTYWPMQSDLAAPGLDLGWPLTQNSFIGPTEVTTLVNPSEPNMPSIKEQARRLIKNARQVIAVVMDTFTDVDIFADLLDATARHIPVYIILDEQEAHNFVSMVINCKVNLDLIQMMRVRTVAGITYQSRTGKSFKGQMKDRFLLADCRAVLSGNYSFMWSYEKIHRCIAHLFLGELVATFDEEFRILYAQSEPLVVDPSDGTLAIPDTGSYLTRQLGLKRTQSLRNALGLRRQPEITSSFPYGDQERNLALPFRRNDPFRHTIEYGAGLMIGKYSQQQFRPQQSYLEQGRSIVSRQMEISSFKRHSYAEGTQDNYMASRHYMKHRVMNNLDETDFHREPRHHFDSEGPGAGSGHGHHDRHRPPPLAIDQYSDSSSFRSDLEVNSGNYARGYAHLSSDDLSGPDGIHAPPVAGRYGGSSAQKRPTIGQAYACQSSPTQPHPSDKKPFPKHSDQEHDQDPSVRHGLRNWRIHSYLSTYEEGGEEGLNQPLGPDAFEDPPSHQEPRESSATRFRLKEPTNVAPMPRADIQKPRFGKPNVPDRTGKDSTTKDLTSSVSLDRSEKEVEKEREGEDKWGSAKEDSREKEVKEGHDLFLSKHDSFRSRINPLLQRSSRLRSSLIFSSSKAEMHSGGAGLKSATDDDGKSSIVAQILEKRRSLSREPFEWKKMAEEQSKEKDEEKSEDAKEREKQLTDITAGKDEYQKPQAQLESNPNVETSNTVTSSPLNINDPGSRLQYFKDLAAKRKASKIETAVPPPAEKKPDNSDNSPQSTTVSAEIGPTESETKKPDPAAKLSELNCRSSLPSPKPSLLSPKPFVSSVKAPETHKEENSLDGQKKDIFKSLKPLASPKIFKRDPVKLKGIHPRRVSCGEDIMTDATDSEKSELKKTRSHSSSTLPHDESKEKVMGSNTSINTLSEGKGDGKTLDFLKKQTQRLKGFLGPKDKEKKSSGEDRGSMTTVKEMVEDYTKKQSKDVGSPAADQTTANHRTSPGTSGSSRYQPSGSSVLFSSNLRDDTKVILEKISANSQKNRHERDEDGDREAKDDFSAKKNCLLRPQGVVQEREGLLKRIESLRKEKKVYSRFEMGNTLG; translated from the exons ATGGCTCACCGGTCTCAGAGTTCGTCCATTGGTGATAACCCACTGGACCCAAACTACCTGCCCCCGCACTACAAAGAGGACTACCGACTTGCCATCGATGCACTGATAGAAAATGATTTATCG GGGTACTATGACTTCCTCCAGGGCGCAGACGTGGTCAGCTTCCTGGCACAGGTTGAAATCGAGCACATCAAATCCACCATCCAGGAGCCCGCTCACACGCACAGTGTTCCCGACCTGAGGTACCCAGAGGCGGGCCACAATACGGAGGGCTCGTCTGACACCTACTGGCCCATGCAGTCCGACCTGGCCGCCCCGGGCCTGGACCTGGGATGGCCGTTGACCCAGAACAGCTTCATCGGACCCACGGAAGTCACCACTCTGGTGAACCCGTCGGAGCCCAACATGCCGAGCATCAAGGAGCAGGCCAGGAGACTCATCAAGAATGCTCGCCAG GTTATCGCAGTGGTGATGGACACGTTCACCGATGTGGACATTTTCGCCGACCTCTTGGACGCGACAGCGCGGCACATTCCTGTTTATATTATCTTGGATGAGCAGGAAGCCCATAACTTTGTCTCCATGGTGATCAACTGCAAGGTCAACTTGGACTTAATCCAA ATGATGCGTGTCAGGACTGTGGCGGGAATAACATATCAATCCCGAACAGGGAAGTCATTCAAGGGGCAAATGAAAGATCGTTTCCTATTAGCTGACTGCAGGGCTGTACTCAGCGGTAATTACAG TTTCATGTGGTCGTATGAGAAGATTCACCGCTGCATCGCTCACCTTTTCCTCGGCGAGCTGGTGGCCACGTTTGACGAAGAATTCCGCATCCTTTATGCTCAGTCGGAGCCCCTCGTCGTTGACCCGTCGGATGGAACGCTCGCAATCCCGGACACCGGCAGTTACTTAACCAGACAGTTAGGCTTAAAGAGGACCCAGTCCTTACGGAACGCCCTGGGCCTCCGGAGGCAACCCGAGATAACTTCCAGCTTCCCATACGGAGACCAGGAACGCAACCTGGCTCTTCCTTTCCGGAGAAACGACCCCTTCCGTCACACCATTGAGTACGGGGCAGGACTTATGATCGGGAAGTATTCCCAGCAGCAGTTTCGTCCACAGCAGTCCTACTTGGAGCAGGGACGGTCTATCGTGTCCCGGCAGATGGAGATTAGCAGCTTCAAGAGGCACAGCTACGCAGAAGGGACCCAGGACAATTACATGGCCTCCAGGCACTATATGAAGCACAGAGTCATGAACAATCTGGATGAGACCGACTTCCACAG gGAACCGAGACACCATTTCGACAGTGAAGGTCCTGGAGCAGGTTCTGGCCACGGACACCACGACAGACATCGTCCTCCGCCTCTAGCCATTGACCAGTATTCAGACTCAAGCTCATTCCGCTCAGACCTAGAGGTCAACTCCGGAAACTACGCAAGAGGTTATGCACATCTTTCCTCCGATGATTTAAGCGGACCCGATGGGATTCATGCGCCTCCGGTAGCGGGAAGGTATGGAGGAAGCTCGGCCCAGAAGAGACCGACCATTGGTCAGGCGTACGCTTGTCAGAGCTCACCCACACAGCCCCACCCATCAGACAAGAAGCCATTTCCAAAGCATTCAGATCAGGAGCACGACCAGGATCCGAGCGTCCGGCATGGACTGAGGAACTGGAGGATCCACTCGTATCTGAGCACATACGAGGAAGGTGGAGAAGAAGGTCTGAATCAACCCTTGGGGCCTGACGCATTTGAAGATCCTCCATCTCATCAGGAGCCCAGGGAAAGTTCAGCCACCCGCTTTAGACTAAAAGAGCCGACAAATGTCGCCCCTATGCCCAGAGCGGATATCCAAAAACCACGCTTTGGGAAGCCAAACGTACCTGACCGCACCGGCAAGGATTCGACCACCAAAGATCTGACTTCTTCAGTTTCGCTGGATAGAAGTGAGAAGGAAGTGGAGAAAGAACGGGAAGGAGAGGATAAGTGGGGTTCTGCAAAAGAGGACAGCAGGGAAAAAGAAGTAAAGGAAGGTCATGATCTCTTCCTTTCCAAACACGACTCCTTCCGCTCACGGATCAACCCGCTCCTTCAGCGTAGCTCGCGTCTGCGCTCATCGCTTATATTCTCATCTTCCAAAGCAGAAATGCACAGCGGGGGCGCCGGTCTAAAATCCGCCACAGACGACGACGGCAAGTCCTCCATCGTAGCCCAGATCCTAGAGAAGAGGCGGTCGTTGTCTAGAGAACCTTTCGAGTGGAAAAAGATGGCAGAGGAACAGAGTAAGGAGAAGGACGAGGAGAAAAGTGAGGATGCAAAGGAAAGGGAGAAACAATTGACAGACATAACAGCAGGAAAAGATGAATACCAGAAACCTCAAGCGCAGTTAGAGTCAAATCCGAATGTCGAGACCTCCAACACTGTCACGTCATCACCTCTGAACATCAATGACCCTGGCAGTCGACTACAGTATTTCAAAGACCTAGCTGCTAAGCGAAAAGCATCCAAAATAGAGACTGCAGTCCCACCGCCGGCAGAGAAGAAGCCAGACAATTCTGACAATTCACCCCAAAGTACTACGGTGAGTGCTGAAATTGGTCCGACAGAATCAGAAACAAAGAAACCGGATCCCGCAGCAAAACTGTCCGAACTCAATTGCCGATCTTCACTCCCGTCACCCAAGCCGTCTCTACTCTCTCCCAAGCCTTTCGTAAGCAGCGTGAAGGCTCCTGAAACCCACAAAGAGGAGAACTCATTGGACGGTCAGAAGAAAGACATATTCAAGTCTTTAAAGCCCCTTGCATCCCCCAAGATCTTTAAGCGGGACCCGGTTAAGCTTAAGGGAATCCATCCTCGTAGGGTCTCCTGTGGCGAGGATATCATGACGGATGCGACAGACTCCGAGAAGAGCGAGCTGAAGAAGACTCGCTCTCATAGTTCCTCCACTCTGCCGCACGACGAATCCAAGGAGAAAGTTATGGGATCCAACACATCCATCAACACGCTGAGCGAGGGAAAGGGTGACGGCAAGACGCTCGACTTCCTGAAGAAACAGACTCAGAGGCTAAAGGGATTCTTGGGGCCCAAGGATAAGGAGAAGAAGTCCTCAGGCGAAGATCGGGGCAGCATGACCACCGTGAAAGAAATGGTAGAAGATTACACTAAAAAACAGAGTAAGGACGTGGGATCCCCCGCCGCCGATCAGACCACTGCCAATCACAGGACGTCGCCGGGCACGTCAGGCTCGTCACGGTACCAGCCCTCTGGGAGCTCGGTACTGTTCAGCAGCAACCTCCGCGACGACACAAAGGTCATCCTGGAGAAGATCTCGGCAAACAGTCAGAAGAACCGCCATGAGCGGGACGAGGACGGAGACCGCGAAGCTAAGGACGACTTCTCCGCCAAGAAGAACTGCTTGCTGCGACCCCAAGGCGTTGTCCAGGAGAGGGAGGGACTGCTGAAGAGGATAGAGAGCCTGAGGAAGGAGAAGAAGGTCTACAGCCGTTTTGAG ATGGGGAATACTCTGGGATAA
- the fam83hb gene encoding protein FAM83H isoform X2, translating to MHMADVTTHEQLQWEERVIAVVMDTFTDVDIFADLLDATARHIPVYIILDEQEAHNFVSMVINCKVNLDLIQMMRVRTVAGITYQSRTGKSFKGQMKDRFLLADCRAVLSGNYSFMWSYEKIHRCIAHLFLGELVATFDEEFRILYAQSEPLVVDPSDGTLAIPDTGSYLTRQLGLKRTQSLRNALGLRRQPEITSSFPYGDQERNLALPFRRNDPFRHTIEYGAGLMIGKYSQQQFRPQQSYLEQGRSIVSRQMEISSFKRHSYAEGTQDNYMASRHYMKHRVMNNLDETDFHREPRHHFDSEGPGAGSGHGHHDRHRPPPLAIDQYSDSSSFRSDLEVNSGNYARGYAHLSSDDLSGPDGIHAPPVAGRYGGSSAQKRPTIGQAYACQSSPTQPHPSDKKPFPKHSDQEHDQDPSVRHGLRNWRIHSYLSTYEEGGEEGLNQPLGPDAFEDPPSHQEPRESSATRFRLKEPTNVAPMPRADIQKPRFGKPNVPDRTGKDSTTKDLTSSVSLDRSEKEVEKEREGEDKWGSAKEDSREKEVKEGHDLFLSKHDSFRSRINPLLQRSSRLRSSLIFSSSKAEMHSGGAGLKSATDDDGKSSIVAQILEKRRSLSREPFEWKKMAEEQSKEKDEEKSEDAKEREKQLTDITAGKDEYQKPQAQLESNPNVETSNTVTSSPLNINDPGSRLQYFKDLAAKRKASKIETAVPPPAEKKPDNSDNSPQSTTVSAEIGPTESETKKPDPAAKLSELNCRSSLPSPKPSLLSPKPFVSSVKAPETHKEENSLDGQKKDIFKSLKPLASPKIFKRDPVKLKGIHPRRVSCGEDIMTDATDSEKSELKKTRSHSSSTLPHDESKEKVMGSNTSINTLSEGKGDGKTLDFLKKQTQRLKGFLGPKDKEKKSSGEDRGSMTTVKEMVEDYTKKQSKDVGSPAADQTTANHRTSPGTSGSSRYQPSGSSVLFSSNLRDDTKVILEKISANSQKNRHERDEDGDREAKDDFSAKKNCLLRPQGVVQEREGLLKRIESLRKEKKVYSRFEMGNTLG from the exons ATGCACATGGCAGATGTCACGACTCATGAGCAGttacagtgggaggaaaga GTTATCGCAGTGGTGATGGACACGTTCACCGATGTGGACATTTTCGCCGACCTCTTGGACGCGACAGCGCGGCACATTCCTGTTTATATTATCTTGGATGAGCAGGAAGCCCATAACTTTGTCTCCATGGTGATCAACTGCAAGGTCAACTTGGACTTAATCCAA ATGATGCGTGTCAGGACTGTGGCGGGAATAACATATCAATCCCGAACAGGGAAGTCATTCAAGGGGCAAATGAAAGATCGTTTCCTATTAGCTGACTGCAGGGCTGTACTCAGCGGTAATTACAG TTTCATGTGGTCGTATGAGAAGATTCACCGCTGCATCGCTCACCTTTTCCTCGGCGAGCTGGTGGCCACGTTTGACGAAGAATTCCGCATCCTTTATGCTCAGTCGGAGCCCCTCGTCGTTGACCCGTCGGATGGAACGCTCGCAATCCCGGACACCGGCAGTTACTTAACCAGACAGTTAGGCTTAAAGAGGACCCAGTCCTTACGGAACGCCCTGGGCCTCCGGAGGCAACCCGAGATAACTTCCAGCTTCCCATACGGAGACCAGGAACGCAACCTGGCTCTTCCTTTCCGGAGAAACGACCCCTTCCGTCACACCATTGAGTACGGGGCAGGACTTATGATCGGGAAGTATTCCCAGCAGCAGTTTCGTCCACAGCAGTCCTACTTGGAGCAGGGACGGTCTATCGTGTCCCGGCAGATGGAGATTAGCAGCTTCAAGAGGCACAGCTACGCAGAAGGGACCCAGGACAATTACATGGCCTCCAGGCACTATATGAAGCACAGAGTCATGAACAATCTGGATGAGACCGACTTCCACAG gGAACCGAGACACCATTTCGACAGTGAAGGTCCTGGAGCAGGTTCTGGCCACGGACACCACGACAGACATCGTCCTCCGCCTCTAGCCATTGACCAGTATTCAGACTCAAGCTCATTCCGCTCAGACCTAGAGGTCAACTCCGGAAACTACGCAAGAGGTTATGCACATCTTTCCTCCGATGATTTAAGCGGACCCGATGGGATTCATGCGCCTCCGGTAGCGGGAAGGTATGGAGGAAGCTCGGCCCAGAAGAGACCGACCATTGGTCAGGCGTACGCTTGTCAGAGCTCACCCACACAGCCCCACCCATCAGACAAGAAGCCATTTCCAAAGCATTCAGATCAGGAGCACGACCAGGATCCGAGCGTCCGGCATGGACTGAGGAACTGGAGGATCCACTCGTATCTGAGCACATACGAGGAAGGTGGAGAAGAAGGTCTGAATCAACCCTTGGGGCCTGACGCATTTGAAGATCCTCCATCTCATCAGGAGCCCAGGGAAAGTTCAGCCACCCGCTTTAGACTAAAAGAGCCGACAAATGTCGCCCCTATGCCCAGAGCGGATATCCAAAAACCACGCTTTGGGAAGCCAAACGTACCTGACCGCACCGGCAAGGATTCGACCACCAAAGATCTGACTTCTTCAGTTTCGCTGGATAGAAGTGAGAAGGAAGTGGAGAAAGAACGGGAAGGAGAGGATAAGTGGGGTTCTGCAAAAGAGGACAGCAGGGAAAAAGAAGTAAAGGAAGGTCATGATCTCTTCCTTTCCAAACACGACTCCTTCCGCTCACGGATCAACCCGCTCCTTCAGCGTAGCTCGCGTCTGCGCTCATCGCTTATATTCTCATCTTCCAAAGCAGAAATGCACAGCGGGGGCGCCGGTCTAAAATCCGCCACAGACGACGACGGCAAGTCCTCCATCGTAGCCCAGATCCTAGAGAAGAGGCGGTCGTTGTCTAGAGAACCTTTCGAGTGGAAAAAGATGGCAGAGGAACAGAGTAAGGAGAAGGACGAGGAGAAAAGTGAGGATGCAAAGGAAAGGGAGAAACAATTGACAGACATAACAGCAGGAAAAGATGAATACCAGAAACCTCAAGCGCAGTTAGAGTCAAATCCGAATGTCGAGACCTCCAACACTGTCACGTCATCACCTCTGAACATCAATGACCCTGGCAGTCGACTACAGTATTTCAAAGACCTAGCTGCTAAGCGAAAAGCATCCAAAATAGAGACTGCAGTCCCACCGCCGGCAGAGAAGAAGCCAGACAATTCTGACAATTCACCCCAAAGTACTACGGTGAGTGCTGAAATTGGTCCGACAGAATCAGAAACAAAGAAACCGGATCCCGCAGCAAAACTGTCCGAACTCAATTGCCGATCTTCACTCCCGTCACCCAAGCCGTCTCTACTCTCTCCCAAGCCTTTCGTAAGCAGCGTGAAGGCTCCTGAAACCCACAAAGAGGAGAACTCATTGGACGGTCAGAAGAAAGACATATTCAAGTCTTTAAAGCCCCTTGCATCCCCCAAGATCTTTAAGCGGGACCCGGTTAAGCTTAAGGGAATCCATCCTCGTAGGGTCTCCTGTGGCGAGGATATCATGACGGATGCGACAGACTCCGAGAAGAGCGAGCTGAAGAAGACTCGCTCTCATAGTTCCTCCACTCTGCCGCACGACGAATCCAAGGAGAAAGTTATGGGATCCAACACATCCATCAACACGCTGAGCGAGGGAAAGGGTGACGGCAAGACGCTCGACTTCCTGAAGAAACAGACTCAGAGGCTAAAGGGATTCTTGGGGCCCAAGGATAAGGAGAAGAAGTCCTCAGGCGAAGATCGGGGCAGCATGACCACCGTGAAAGAAATGGTAGAAGATTACACTAAAAAACAGAGTAAGGACGTGGGATCCCCCGCCGCCGATCAGACCACTGCCAATCACAGGACGTCGCCGGGCACGTCAGGCTCGTCACGGTACCAGCCCTCTGGGAGCTCGGTACTGTTCAGCAGCAACCTCCGCGACGACACAAAGGTCATCCTGGAGAAGATCTCGGCAAACAGTCAGAAGAACCGCCATGAGCGGGACGAGGACGGAGACCGCGAAGCTAAGGACGACTTCTCCGCCAAGAAGAACTGCTTGCTGCGACCCCAAGGCGTTGTCCAGGAGAGGGAGGGACTGCTGAAGAGGATAGAGAGCCTGAGGAAGGAGAAGAAGGTCTACAGCCGTTTTGAG ATGGGGAATACTCTGGGATAA